The genomic window GCTGCCCCTCTCCTCGTGGTCGTCGCCGCCTGCATCGCCGGGGCCACGAGGAGATGGGCTGCGCGGCGCACCCTTCAATGGTGGCGGCGCTGTCTACGCCAGCCGGCCGGCCACGATCTGCGCGAACCCGGCCAGGCGCTGGGTGACGTCCGTGAATCCGCGCCCTTCGAGCAGGCCCACGACCTCGCGCCGGTCGAACATGCGCTGGCCGCTCAGGCGGCCGGTGATGGAGTCGAGCGTGCGCAGCGGCTGCGGGTCGCGGCGGCGGCTGGTGAGCAGCGCCACGCGGCCGCCCGGCCTGAGCACGCGCGCCATGTGGTCGAGCGCCTTCTCGGCGTCCGGGAACATGTGCAGCGCGGCGAAGCAGCAGACGGCGTCGAAGGTCTCGTTGCGGAAGGGCAGCAGCACGGCGTCGCCGCGCACGTAGGCGGCCTCTCCGCCGGGCGTGTCGCGCACCGCGCGCTCCAGCATCGTCGTCGAGGCGTCGATGCCCACGGCCAGCCCGTCCGGCGCCACGGCGCGTGCGAAGTCGCGCGTGAAGTTACCCGGCCCGCATGCCACGTCGAGCACCGTCACGCCCGGTTCGAGCCCGAGCAGCTCGCGCGCCAGCCGGTGCTCCGCTGATCGGGTGAGTCCGGTGAGCAGCAGCCCCCACCCGGGCCGCCACCAGCGCTCGTAGACCATGGGGAGGACCCCGGTGTTCATGAGGCGGGGCGCGAACCCGGTGGCCTCGGGAGCGGCCCCGCCGAGCAGGTCGATGTAGCCGCGGGACGCGTCCGGACCGGCCGGCGGCGTGGCGAGGAGCTCGAGCGTGCGGTCGACCGCGGTGGCGCTCACGAGACGGGAGTCTCCAGCATGCCGAGCCCGTCCGCCTCGAGGGCCACCACGTCGCCCGGCTCGATCCATCCTCCGCCGAGCTCGAGCAGGCAGCCGCCGTTGAGCGTGCCCGAGCCGAGCACGTCGCCGGGGCGCAGGCGGGTGTCGCGGGCGGCGTGCGCCAGCAGCTCGTCCCAGCCGAAGTGCTGCTCGCCCGCATTCGCCCGCGCGCGCTGCTTGCCGTTCACCGTCACGGTGGCCTCGAGCTGCAGCCGTCCGTTGCGGAGCGGCAGCTCGTCCGGGGTCACCAACCAGGGGCCGAGGCTGATGGCGAAGTCCTTGCCCTTGTGCGGCCCGAGCCCGACGGTCATCTCGGCCCGCTGCACGTCGCGGGCGCTCCAGTCGTTCATCAGCGTGAAGCCGGCGATCTCGCCTTCGCCGCCGATGACCGCCGCGATCTCCAGCTCGAAGTCGAGCTCGCTGCTCGCCGCCGGGCGCTCGATCGGCTCGCCCGGGCCGCGGATCGAGGCCGGGTTGGAGAAGTAGAAGACGGGCGCGTCGTACCAGGCGGCCGGGATCTCGCCGCCGCGCCGGCGCCAGCCCGCGGCCACGTGGCCCTCGTAGGCGTAGAAGTCGCGCACGGACGGCGGCTCCGGGAGAGGGGCGAGGAGCTGAACGTCCGCGAGCCGGTGCTTGGCGCCCGCCGCCTCCCTCCCCTCACCTGCGAGCCAGTGGAGCATGGTGGGCGCGGCGAGCGTTCGCACGTCCTCGCCGTCGAGCTTTCCGACGCGCACCGCGCCGGCTGGTTCGCGGAAGGTCACAAGACGCACGCGAGCAGCTTGCCAAAAGCCGCTGAGGCGCATCGCCGTCGCACAGCGACCACAAGGGGCCACAGCGGTTAGCCTTGTGCCCGATGCGGGGGAGGCGCCGGCAGGTGGCCGCAGCCAGGCTCGCGGCGATCGCCGCGACGGCGCTCGTCGCCGCCACGGCCGCTGTGCCGGCCGGCGCCCAGACGGGCGAGTCCGCGCTGTTCTGCCTGGGCGACCTCCAGGCCGACGCCGTGCCGCAGCGGCCCGGCGCGCCGCCGCTGCGCTTCGGCATCACGCCCGGCGTGCAGACGGGCCAGCTCCTTCTCGGGCCGGCAGACGTCATCCCGGAGGACCCGGCGCGGCACGAGGCGGCGCTCGACGAGCTGCGCCCGCCCGGCGATCCGTTCGTGCTCCGCCTCCACCGCTTCTTCTGGTCCGACGGCGAGCAGGGCATCCAGCGCTTCGAGGCCCTCGCCGAGCGCTACACCAGCAAGGGCTACCTCGTGGAGCTCCAGCTGCGCTACCACCCCGACGAGAGCCAGGAGGGCGACATCCGGGCGTGGACAGACCACGTTCGCGAGGTGGTGCGCCGCTTCGGCCCGAACCCGAACGTGGTGGCCATCCAGGTGACCAACGAGGTCAACCTCACGTTCTCGCCCGACTCCAGCGACGGCGCCTACGAGCGCGCACGGGACGCGCTGGTGCAGGGCGTGATCGCCGCAAGCGACGAGGCCGAGAAGAACGGCTTCGCGCAGCTCGAGATCGGCTTCAACTGGGCCTACCGGATGGACCCCGTGAGCGAGAACGCGTTCTGGACCCATCTGCGCGACGCCGGACCGGCCTTCCGCGCGGCGGTGGACTGGGTGGGCCTCGACGCCTACCCGGGCACGTTCGTGCTGCCGGTGCACACGCCCGGCGGCGAGCGCGACGGGATGGTGAACGCGATGAGCGTCCTGCGCTGCTTCCTGGATTACGCGCGGATCCCGTTCGAGACGCCGATCCACGTGGAGGAGAACGGCTGGCCCACCAGCCCGCCCCTGCGCAGCTACGAGTACCAGGCGCGCACGGTGGACACGCTCGTGCGCGCGGTGCACGACTTCCGCGGCACCTACAACGTGACCGACTACCGCTGGTTCAACCTGCGCGACGGCGACTCGCAG from Thermoleophilaceae bacterium includes these protein-coding regions:
- a CDS encoding methyltransferase domain-containing protein, translating into MSATAVDRTLELLATPPAGPDASRGYIDLLGGAAPEATGFAPRLMNTGVLPMVYERWWRPGWGLLLTGLTRSAEHRLARELLGLEPGVTVLDVACGPGNFTRDFARAVAPDGLAVGIDASTTMLERAVRDTPGGEAAYVRGDAVLLPFRNETFDAVCCFAALHMFPDAEKALDHMARVLRPGGRVALLTSRRRDPQPLRTLDSITGRLSGQRMFDRREVVGLLEGRGFTDVTQRLAGFAQIVAGRLA
- a CDS encoding fumarylacetoacetate hydrolase family protein, with product MRLSGFWQAARVRLVTFREPAGAVRVGKLDGEDVRTLAAPTMLHWLAGEGREAAGAKHRLADVQLLAPLPEPPSVRDFYAYEGHVAAGWRRRGGEIPAAWYDAPVFYFSNPASIRGPGEPIERPAASSELDFELEIAAVIGGEGEIAGFTLMNDWSARDVQRAEMTVGLGPHKGKDFAISLGPWLVTPDELPLRNGRLQLEATVTVNGKQRARANAGEQHFGWDELLAHAARDTRLRPGDVLGSGTLNGGCLLELGGGWIEPGDVVALEADGLGMLETPVS